TCATTGGTGTCACCACCCACCGCCTTGCCGACCACCTTGAACATGGGCTTGTCGAAACGCTCAAGCAGCTTTTCATTGTGGGCGTTGGTTTTATCCACCAGCTCACCGCTGACCGTTGCGGCGGTCTGGTTAGCCATGTCGATAGCCTTCAATGCACCCGTGACTTTGCCCTCGCTGACATGGCAATCCTTCACACGGCCTTGCTTGAGCATTTCTTGGCACTTGTTTAAATTGGCTTGCGCTTTCATCAGTGCATCCGTCAAGGCAGGGGAGGTGTTGATGGCCACACTCCCCACCTCGGCAGGTTTCAACAACCCCACCTGTTCCGCTGCATTGTTGCTGATGTGTTGTTGGTTACTGGTTGCGCTGAACAACTCAAACAGGATACCCGCAGACGCAAACAAGACCATCGCGAAACGTTGCCCCGCCGTCATGTGGAAACCCTCAGAGCGGTTTAAGGCGATGTCCTCGTAAACCGCCTCCTTGCTGGAGGCAAGGAAATAGGCAAGGATAAAACTGGTCACAGAAAATACTGCCAAGGCGCTGTATTCGTTACTGTTGTTTTCAAGAAACGACGCAATACCCCACACATCAGAAACGTACAGCATAAACACCGCAACAATGTACAAGCAAAATGTTGCCCACCGCGCCCACTGCATCAGGTGATAAGCGCGAACTGCCCGTGCCTTGGCATCGAAAATGGCGGCGGTGTCGTTTGTAAACATGGATTTCATGGTGATTCCCCCTTAAAACATCCCAACCAGCAAAAACATCCCTAAACAGATCAACAGCGTTTCAGCGTCGTCGTAGCCCGTCAGCACCGCATAGGTGAAGAACAGGGCAAGCGCGAATTGCCCAGACAAGGCAATCGCCGAAACGCCAAAAAGCTGAAAATACGTAAAGATGCAGTAGGCGATGTAGAGCAGGGCAGTCACAGCCAACAGCCGCACCACCACATGGAAGAACAACGCCCAATCGACAGGGGCAGGGGGGTTAGGCGTGGATACCGTCGTATCCCTAGGGGTAGTAGCGTGGTTGTCTGTAAAGTGTTCGCGCACAGACGGGCGCAGGTTGCTATCATGCGTGTGCATTTTCAGTTTCCCGTATAAATTGAAAGTGAAGTCCCGCCTCAGAAGGCTCAATTTCTGGGGTAGGGCGACTATGTTACAAATAGTTACAATTTAAGCTTCTGCTTCATCCTCCTTGTCGGCATTCGCCGCATCATACATCTCACGTTTTTGGGCAAATTCCGCTTTCAGTAGCTCAGCTTGTTGCCACAGCTCGGCACTGCCTTGCGCCTTGGATTGCTGTTGCAGTGCTTTGATCTCATTGATCAGGTTGTTCAGGTCGGCAAGGGTCACAGCCGGTGGGGCGGCTGGTGCAGCGGTTTTAGCAGCCTGTTGTTGCTCGATCTCCCAGTCATGCCCGTAGTCAATAGCCAACGCGCCACTGAGGTAGCCTGCGTAGTTTTTAGAGGCATGAGCGTTGCTATACAGGATGTTACGTTTCACGTAATCAAAGCCCTGTTGCTGTTCGGCAGCCTCAATCGTTGCGCGTACTGCCTTTTTGGCCCGGTGGGCTTCGGGGACAAAGGACAGTAGGGTAGCTACTAAGTCCAAGTCAGAATCCAAGCCGGGGAGGGTGGTTTGCGCTGGTGTCAGCGGCTGTTGCAGGAACAGTTCCGGGCGTTGGATCGGGAAGACCCGGAAGCTGATGGATGCGACACGCCGACCGTGGCGGATTTCGTCGTATTCAAAACTGATGTCGGCTTTGGCAGAGAGTTCTTTTTTAGCTGTTTCAAGAACCCGCCGTTTAAAGTCTGGATACTCAGAATAAAGCTCCATAGCAGCTTGTGGCTTATCAAACTTATCCTGTCGTGGGATAGCTTCGATGCTGACTCCCAAAACCTTACGCAACTCACTCAATTCAAAATCATAAGTTTTAGCATAAGGATTATGATCGCGTTTTTGCTTGAGTAGCATATACAGGCGTAGTGTGTACTGGCTTTTAAAGCTCAGCAGCATAGTGAGTTTGTACTGCGTGAAGTTGCTTTTAAGGTTAAGCAGGAAGGGGATCATGGCCTCACTCAGTTGCACATCAACCATCCCTGTACCATCGACATATTCTGCTTGTGCCATCCACGTCGTCTGCACTAAACGTCCCGGAGATTTGATTTCGACGTAACGTGTGACAATGGAATGGGTAATTTTCTTCATTTCCTCATAGGCAGAACCCTTAGCCACACCGAGAAAATCTGCAAACTCCGCAACAGGAATACGGTAAACCGTCATTTTAGTGTCATTTGGCTGCACTTTAGACATGACAGTGAACAATAAACGCATTTCACCCAAAGGCAGAGCATAACGTGCTGATACCAATTCATTGGACTGCGTGACAATCGCTGATGAGCGAGGGAGCTTCCTTCTCTGTTTTCTTAGTTCCTTGACCATCGACGAAACCTGACAAATTTGTGGTGAAACCTGAAGTTTTTTTTGCTTCTTACTGTTAAGCCTAACTACAGCTCAGTTTTATTAGGCATTAAACGAAACTTCAGCGAAGATTACCACAAATTTGTCAGGTTTCACCACAAATTTGTCAGGTTTCACCACAAATTTGTCAGGTTTCACCACAAATTTGTCAGGTTTCACCACAAATTTGTCAGGTTTCACCACAAATTTGTCAGGATTAAAAAGATAATTATTTGATTAAATTAGATAAAAACACGCTACAAACATCTTAAACAGTATAAACAAGAAAACAAACAAACAGCATCACCCTGACAAAAACACTGCTTACACCACAAAACCGGTCAGTTTGTTTGTTTTTTAGCTACGCTTAGGGAAGGAAGAGGGGAACAGCCAATAAATTACCCAACCACCTTTTAGCCCTTTTATACCCTTTCGGGTAAGTACCTTTCCCTTATTGCCCTTTCCCAACCCTTTGTCCCTTTATCAACCGTTTTTGCGGCAATACACCAGCGAGACATAACGCCCACATCCATCCCCATGCACCAAATTCTGCGACAGTTTCTTGAAAGTATGGTTTTCAGACATTCCTTGCACCAAATACCGGTCTTTTGCTCCTATGCTCACGCATAACCCAAGCTGTCGGCATATTTGCAGACCATGCCCACAGCGTAGCTGATGGCCTGCTTGCTATCTGTTGCAGCAATCACATTTCGCTGTTGG
Above is a genomic segment from Thiothrix unzii containing:
- a CDS encoding replication initiation protein, which encodes MVKELRKQRRKLPRSSAIVTQSNELVSARYALPLGEMRLLFTVMSKVQPNDTKMTVYRIPVAEFADFLGVAKGSAYEEMKKITHSIVTRYVEIKSPGRLVQTTWMAQAEYVDGTGMVDVQLSEAMIPFLLNLKSNFTQYKLTMLLSFKSQYTLRLYMLLKQKRDHNPYAKTYDFELSELRKVLGVSIEAIPRQDKFDKPQAAMELYSEYPDFKRRVLETAKKELSAKADISFEYDEIRHGRRVASISFRVFPIQRPELFLQQPLTPAQTTLPGLDSDLDLVATLLSFVPEAHRAKKAVRATIEAAEQQQGFDYVKRNILYSNAHASKNYAGYLSGALAIDYGHDWEIEQQQAAKTAAPAAPPAVTLADLNNLINEIKALQQQSKAQGSAELWQQAELLKAEFAQKREMYDAANADKEDEAEA